Proteins from a genomic interval of Luteitalea sp.:
- a CDS encoding inositol-3-phosphate synthase gives MLVGLGAVSTTTIAGVAAVRKGLAKPIGSLTQMATIRLGKRSEGRSPLICDFVPLASLDDLVFGGWDIFEDNCYEAATTAGVLDEQLRAAVRPELEAITPWTAVFDRRYVKRLDGSHTKKGQTKRDLADQVRDDIRRFKESHGLARLVMIWCGSTEIYMEQTPAHQSVESFERALAANDESIPSSMVYAYAAIREGVPFANGAPNLTVDVPALVALAAREQVPLAGKDFKTGQTLIKTVIAPALKARMLGVHGWYSTNILGNRDGEVLDDPESFKTKETSKASVLDYILQPELYPDLYDDICHVVRINYYPPRGDNKEGWDNIDLFGWLGYDMQLKVNFLCRDSILAAPIVLDLALFLDLAQRSGLVGIQEWLSFYFKSPMHAPTVYPEHDLFIQLMKLKNTLRYLRGEELITHLGREYYD, from the coding sequence CTGCTGGTCGGCCTTGGCGCCGTCAGCACAACCACCATTGCGGGCGTGGCAGCGGTCCGCAAAGGCCTCGCAAAGCCGATCGGATCGCTCACGCAGATGGCGACCATCCGACTCGGCAAGCGGTCCGAAGGACGCTCGCCGCTCATCTGCGACTTCGTCCCACTCGCGTCACTCGACGACCTGGTGTTCGGCGGATGGGACATCTTCGAAGACAACTGTTACGAAGCGGCCACGACCGCCGGCGTGTTGGACGAGCAGCTACGAGCTGCGGTGAGGCCGGAGCTCGAAGCCATCACGCCTTGGACGGCCGTCTTCGATCGCCGATATGTCAAACGGCTCGACGGTTCGCACACCAAGAAGGGCCAGACGAAGCGCGATCTCGCCGACCAGGTGCGCGACGACATCCGGCGCTTCAAAGAGAGCCATGGTCTCGCGCGCCTTGTGATGATCTGGTGTGGCAGCACCGAGATCTACATGGAACAAACACCGGCTCACCAGTCGGTCGAATCCTTCGAGCGGGCGCTTGCAGCCAACGACGAGTCGATCCCGTCGAGCATGGTCTACGCCTACGCGGCGATTCGAGAAGGGGTGCCATTCGCCAATGGTGCACCCAACCTCACCGTCGACGTACCGGCGCTCGTAGCGCTGGCGGCGCGCGAGCAGGTGCCGCTCGCAGGCAAGGACTTCAAGACAGGCCAGACGCTCATCAAGACCGTGATTGCCCCGGCCCTCAAGGCCCGCATGCTGGGCGTGCACGGTTGGTACTCGACCAACATTCTCGGTAATCGCGACGGCGAAGTCCTCGACGATCCCGAATCGTTCAAGACGAAGGAGACCAGCAAGGCGTCGGTGCTCGATTACATTCTCCAGCCCGAGCTCTACCCGGATCTCTACGACGACATCTGCCACGTCGTTCGCATCAATTACTACCCGCCGCGCGGCGACAACAAAGAGGGGTGGGACAACATCGATCTGTTCGGCTGGCTCGGCTACGACATGCAGCTGAAGGTGAACTTCCTGTGCCGAGATAGTATCCTGGCCGCTCCGATCGTGTTGGATCTGGCGCTCTTCCTCGATCTCGCACAGCGATCGGGGCTCGTAGGCATCCAGGAGTGGCTCTCCTTCTATTTCAAGAGCCCGATGCACGCACCGACCGTGTATCCTGAGCACGATCTGTTCATTCAGCTGATGAAGCTGAAGAACACACTCCGGTACTTGCGCGGCGAGGAGCTCATCACACACCTCGGGCGCGAGTATTACGACTGA